In Arachis hypogaea cultivar Tifrunner chromosome 17, arahy.Tifrunner.gnm2.J5K5, whole genome shotgun sequence, a single window of DNA contains:
- the LOC112766156 gene encoding uncharacterized protein, which translates to MKAEKGVESVLQHQLSQQESEALSRLQSLPSISPGDSSTFYEHFILRGIRVDRVQPGLVSCSFKVPPRLTDESGKLCNGAIANLVDEVGGAVVHVEGLPMNVSVDMSISFLSTARVDDELEITSKLLGRKGGYSGTIVLLKNKATGELIAEGRHSLFGRHNSKM; encoded by the exons ATGAAGGCGGAGAAGGGAGTTGAATCGGTGCTGCAGCATCAGCTAAGCCAACAAGAATCAGAAGCCTTATCGCGACTCCAATCTCTTCCTTCAATAAGCCCCGGCGATAGCAGCACCTTCTACGAACACTTCATCCTCCGAGGCATCCGCGTTGACCGAGTCCAACCCGGTCTCGTTTCTTGCTCCTTCAAAGTCCCCCCTCGCCTCACT GATGAGTCAGGTAAGTTGTGTAACGGCGCAATCGCGAATCTTGTTGATGAGGTGGGAGGAGCTGTGGTACATGTTGAGGGTCTCCCCATGAATGTTTCAGTAGACATgtccatttcttttctttcaaCTGCTCGAGTTGAT GATGAGCTAGAGATTACTTCGAAGCTGTTGGGAAGGAAAGGAGGTTATTCCGGAACGATCGTTCTCCTGAAAAATAAAGCAACTGGAGAGTTGATAGCAGAAGGTCGACATTCTCTATTTGGTAGGCATAACAGCAAAATGTAA
- the LOC112763091 gene encoding uncharacterized protein produces the protein MRIVLGRYIAKRIFPASYQVKTFVNEHTCSRDNHCKSVDGKWVIDELEERIRLQPNLSVREADQFFRAEYDVLINERKIYRSMKKAKERIEGSKIAQYAILRDYANEILKTNPGSTVSIHTNPMPDSNPLFLRIYVCFDACKKGFVGGCRPFIGLDGTFLRGYYGGQLLTAIGQDANNHIYPIAYAIVESENKKSWKWFLDILQDDMGVFQANGFNFMSDMQKLKKCMWSCAKATMTQDFNAAMDRLKKINVGAWEYLDKISLKQWSRAYFSEYPKMDNYTNNNCEVFNAKVKKMRGKLIITMLEEVRCYVIRIMARNKKSLVRHSRRHACAALAYQNRRPEEYAHNWLTMGAYNAAYQTSMRPVPSQEFWEHLDTLPILPPRYKKLIRRPSTKRDKRNYAPKDKSDPHRTNRRIGTIVCKYCLQAGHNKRSCKKRKEAVGEGSAAPQFPASDEDEDMLAEMYYEETLEAAEAEVVATKVGNGSTAAQTAQPPPPMSPPATTQPHTTTTTGPAKKEPKRRSVK, from the exons ATGAGGATTGTCCTTGGTAGATATATTGCCAAGAGGATATTTCCAGCAAGTTATCAGGTTAAGACCTTTGTCAACGAACACACCTGCAGTAGGGACAATCACTGCAAGTCAGTAGACGGTAAATGGGTGATTGATGAGCTAGAAGAAAGAATAAGACTTCAACCAAACTTGAGTGTGAGAGAGGCTGACCAGTTCTTCAGAGCTGAGTATGATGTACTCATCAACGAGAGAAAGATTTATAGATCTATGAAGAAGGCAAAGGAGAGGATTGAGGGATCTAAGATTGCACAGTATGCAATTCTTCGTGACTATGCTAATGAGATTCTGAAGACTAATCCTGGCTCTACAGTTAGTATTCACACAAATCCCATGCCTGATTCAAATCCCCTTTTTCTGAGGATCTATGTATGTtttgatgcatgcaagaaggGATTTGTAGGTGGTTGTAGACCATTCATAGGGTTGGATGGCACATTTCTTAGAGGGTATTATGGGGGTCAGCTATTAACAGCTATAGGGCAGGATGCAAATAACCACATTTATCCCATTGCATATGCAATTGTTGaatcagaaaacaagaaaagttgGAAGTGGTTTTTAGATATCCTTCAGGATGATATGGGAGTTTTTCAGGCAAACGGGTTTAACTTCATGTCGGACATGCAGAAG CTGAAGAAGTGTATGTGGTCATGTGCTAAGGCCACTATGACACAGGACTTCAATGCTGCAATGGATAGGCTAAAAAAGATCAATGTAGGGGCTTGGGAATACTTGGACAAGATTAGTCTGAAACAGTGGAGCAGAGCATATTTTAGTGAGTACCCTAAGATGGACAACTACACCAATAATAACTGCGAGGTGTTTAATGCCAAGGTCAAGAAGATGAGGGGGAAACTGATTATAACCATGTTGGAAGAAGTGAGGTGCTACGTAATACGGATCATGGCAAGGAACAAAAAGTCTTTAGTTAGGCATAGTAGAAG ACACGCATGTGCTGCTTTAGCTTACCAAAATAGAAGACCCGAAGAGTATGCACATAACTGGCTCACGATGGGTGCTTATAATGCTGCATATCAGACTTCAATGCGCCCAGTTCCAAGCCAAGAGTTCTGGGAGCACCTTGACACCCTACCAATTCTGCCACCTCGGTACAAAAAGCTAATTAGAAGACCTTCAACCAAGAGAGACAAAAGAAATTATGCCCCCAAGGATAAGAGTGATCCTCATAGAACTAACAGGAGGATTGGAACCATCGTATGCAAATACTGCCTCCAG GCTGGTCACAACAAGCGAAGCTGTAAGAAGAGAAAGGAAGCAGTGGGTGAAGGGAGTGCTGCACCCCAATTCCCTGCaagtgatgaggatgaagatatgCTGGCTGAAATGTACTATGAGGAGACATTAGAAGCTGCCGAGGCTGAAGTAGTAGCAACTAAAGTGGGAAACGGTTCCACAGCAGCCCAGACTGCACAG CCTCCACCCCCGATGTCACCACCAGCAACTACACAACCCCATACTACAACAACCACTGGACCAGCCAAGAAAGAACCTAAAAGGAGAAGTGTCAAGTga